The Halalkalibacter krulwichiae genome has a segment encoding these proteins:
- the nagB gene encoding glucosamine-6-phosphate deaminase: MELIKTNDYQEMSRVAADIIIQKVKQSKQFTLGLATGSTPEGLYGNLIEDQKQNATSYRHVTTFNLDEYVGMKRSDPNSYHYYMKTQLFDSIDIPVSQIHLPKGDATDLGQECLCYEELIQANGGIDLQVLGIGQNGHIGFNEPGTSLHSKTHVVELAESTREANARFFPSIEEVPTQAITMGISTIVQSKQILLLVSGNKKEQALKRLLQGKISEEFPASILNQHENVTIIADKEALSGVLIES, from the coding sequence ATGGAGCTAATTAAAACTAATGATTATCAAGAAATGAGTCGAGTAGCTGCTGATATTATCATTCAAAAAGTGAAGCAGTCCAAACAATTCACGCTTGGACTTGCAACAGGGAGCACACCTGAAGGGTTGTATGGTAATTTAATTGAGGACCAGAAGCAGAACGCTACCTCTTATCGTCATGTGACTACGTTTAATTTGGATGAGTATGTTGGAATGAAACGTTCCGATCCAAACAGTTACCATTACTATATGAAAACTCAATTATTTGATTCTATTGATATCCCAGTCTCGCAGATCCATTTACCAAAAGGAGATGCCACTGATCTTGGACAAGAGTGCCTTTGCTATGAAGAACTTATCCAGGCAAACGGCGGGATTGATCTTCAAGTGTTAGGGATTGGTCAGAATGGTCATATTGGGTTTAATGAGCCAGGCACTTCATTACACTCCAAAACACATGTTGTTGAACTAGCAGAGTCCACTAGAGAAGCAAATGCCCGCTTCTTTCCATCGATTGAGGAAGTTCCGACACAAGCCATAACGATGGGAATTTCAACGATTGTTCAAAGCAAACAGATTTTGCTATTGGTTTCTGGGAATAAGAAGGAACAAGCACTAAAACGATTGCTTCAAGGTAAAATCAGTGAGGAGTTTCCAGCTTCTATTTTGAATCAACATGAAAATGTTACGATCATTGCTGATAAAGAAGCGTTGTCAGGGGTTTTAATTGAAAGTTAA